One part of the Tautonia rosea genome encodes these proteins:
- a CDS encoding 2OG-Fe(II) oxygenase has protein sequence MSIKPFDRDALRDRVRNATPFPSLCIDGFLEEDFANRVLAAFPTYEEASSMGREFAALNERGKVQLTDSSKFPEPIAELNRLLASPEFRDDLSYIFEIPDLLDDPKLVGGGMHQTGPQGHLDVHVDFNYIRDRKLHRRLNILVYFNKDWKPEWGGNVELWDKKVKVCHHSFSPIFNRCVIFATSEISYHGVTAVKCPQGNTRKSFAGYYYTEQAPEGWDGTIHTTIFKARPNEVLKGKVLMPAEKMSRWVRRTLHDAKKLIKSK, from the coding sequence ATGAGCATCAAGCCGTTCGACCGCGACGCCCTTCGCGATCGCGTCCGCAACGCGACCCCCTTCCCGAGCCTCTGCATCGATGGCTTTCTTGAGGAAGACTTCGCCAATCGGGTGCTCGCCGCCTTCCCGACCTACGAAGAGGCCTCGTCGATGGGCCGCGAGTTCGCCGCCCTGAACGAGCGCGGCAAGGTCCAGCTCACCGACTCGTCGAAGTTCCCCGAGCCGATCGCCGAGCTGAACCGCCTGCTCGCCTCTCCCGAGTTCCGCGACGATCTCTCCTACATCTTCGAGATCCCCGACCTGCTCGACGATCCGAAGCTCGTCGGCGGCGGAATGCACCAGACCGGCCCCCAGGGGCACCTCGACGTTCACGTCGACTTCAACTACATCCGCGACCGGAAGCTGCACCGCCGCCTGAACATCCTGGTCTACTTCAACAAGGACTGGAAGCCCGAGTGGGGCGGCAACGTCGAGCTCTGGGACAAGAAGGTCAAGGTCTGCCACCACTCCTTCTCGCCGATCTTCAACCGCTGCGTGATCTTCGCCACCAGCGAGATCAGCTACCACGGCGTCACCGCCGTCAAGTGCCCCCAGGGAAACACCCGCAAGTCGTTCGCCGGTTACTACTACACCGAGCAGGCCCCCGAGGGCTGGGACGGCACCATCCACACCACCATCTTCAAGGCCCGCCCCAACGAAGTCCTCAAAGGCAAGGTCCTCATGCCCGCCGAGAAAATGAGCCGATGGGTCCGCCGCACCCTCCACGACGCCAAGAAGCTCATCAAGAGCAAGTAA